From Chloroflexota bacterium, the proteins below share one genomic window:
- a CDS encoding NAD(+)/NADH kinase — MTRVAIIANPASSKDIRRVVSHASSVSNNEKTSIVRRGLQGLAATPVQEVWYLPDHAGIVRNAAERQQLPFRLLPFEGEWHDHADDTTLAARLAEQHGVSCLMTLGGDGTARAAVKGSRSIPILALSTGTNNAFPQTIEPTLAGLAAGSVACFAPEAVTRHALLEIYRNQELLDLALVDVASVADSLGGRAVWEISKVQQVVTTRLTPGTVGLSAIGGHCGVVPADAQAVHVLLGAGRTINVPIAPGLITPVALAESNYLAAGERIALRSGAIALDGEREWMARAGEQWQVQVLAEGVATVDLAAALAAFAQQQAR; from the coding sequence ATGACCCGTGTTGCAATTATTGCCAATCCAGCTTCAAGTAAAGATATTCGACGGGTGGTCAGCCATGCCTCGAGTGTCTCGAATAACGAAAAAACTAGTATTGTGCGGCGGGGGTTACAAGGCTTGGCGGCCACGCCTGTGCAAGAAGTTTGGTATTTGCCTGATCATGCTGGAATTGTGCGCAACGCTGCCGAGCGCCAACAATTGCCGTTTCGCTTGTTGCCATTCGAGGGCGAATGGCACGATCACGCTGATGATACAACCTTGGCTGCGCGTTTGGCCGAACAGCATGGCGTTAGCTGTTTGATGACGCTTGGTGGCGATGGCACGGCTCGGGCTGCGGTCAAAGGCTCGCGCTCAATTCCGATTTTAGCCTTATCAACCGGAACTAACAACGCCTTTCCCCAAACGATCGAGCCAACTTTGGCAGGCTTGGCGGCAGGAAGCGTAGCCTGTTTCGCGCCTGAGGCAGTGACACGCCATGCCTTGCTCGAAATTTATCGTAACCAAGAATTGCTTGATCTCGCGTTGGTTGATGTAGCCAGCGTTGCCGATAGCCTAGGTGGGCGAGCAGTCTGGGAAATTAGCAAGGTGCAACAGGTTGTTACTACCCGTTTAACTCCAGGCACGGTTGGGCTTTCGGCGATTGGCGGCCATTGTGGTGTTGTGCCTGCTGATGCCCAAGCAGTCCATGTATTATTGGGCGCTGGGCGCACGATCAACGTGCCAATCGCCCCAGGCCTGATCACACCCGTAGCCTTGGCGGAATCCAACTATTTAGCTGCTGGCGAGCGAATTGCGTTACGCAGCGGCGCGATTGCCCTTGATGGTGAGCGCGAATGGATGGCGCGGGCAGGCGAGCAATGGCAAGTCCAAGTGCTTGCTGAAGGCGTAGCAACCGTTGATCTTGCGGCTGCCCTAGCGGCTTTTGCCCAACAGCAAGCGAGGTAA
- a CDS encoding uridylate kinase: MNKPIFIKLGGSMLTDKTTAERLVDQTLKQVVTDLSAWRQAYPNQPILLGHGGGSFGHYWAERYQTAQGIINEQSWWGVARVADAMARLNRAVVGACLDADLPAIGIQPMASSLAHAGEIQQIGSQTLATLLAAGTIPVIYGDVLLDAAQGCTIASTERIFSALVGPLQPTQIILLGEQAVYDADPRQHADAHPIPLINRTNYATIIARLGGSHGVDVTGGMRNKVEAMWQLVQQAPQLEIWICGPQQLQSALSGQLNGPGTIIKLD, translated from the coding sequence ATGAATAAGCCTATTTTTATCAAACTTGGCGGCTCGATGTTGACCGATAAAACCACCGCCGAACGTTTGGTCGATCAAACGCTCAAGCAGGTTGTGACCGATTTATCGGCTTGGCGACAAGCGTATCCTAACCAGCCGATCTTGCTGGGCCATGGCGGTGGCTCGTTTGGCCATTATTGGGCTGAACGCTATCAAACTGCCCAAGGCATTATCAACGAACAAAGCTGGTGGGGCGTGGCACGGGTTGCCGATGCCATGGCACGGCTCAATCGCGCGGTGGTTGGCGCTTGTTTGGATGCCGATTTACCCGCGATTGGCATTCAACCGATGGCCTCAAGCCTGGCTCATGCTGGCGAGATTCAACAAATTGGTAGTCAAACGCTCGCGACCTTGTTGGCTGCTGGAACGATTCCGGTGATTTATGGCGATGTCTTGCTTGATGCCGCCCAAGGTTGTACGATCGCCTCGACCGAACGGATTTTTAGTGCCTTGGTTGGCCCACTCCAGCCAACCCAAATCATCCTACTTGGCGAACAGGCCGTCTATGATGCCGACCCCCGCCAACACGCCGATGCTCACCCAATTCCTTTGATTAATCGGACAAACTACGCTACCATTATTGCTCGGCTCGGTGGCTCGCATGGCGTTGATGTCACCGGAGGCATGCGCAATAAAGTTGAAGCAATGTGGCAATTAGTCCAACAAGCGCCGCAGCTTGAAATTTGGATTTGTGGTCCTCAACAGTTGCAATCTGCGTTATCAGGACAATTAAATGGCCCTGGCACGATCATCAAGCTTGATTAA
- a CDS encoding DUF951 domain-containing protein: MARLDLALDDIVQLRKPHPCGGYRWRVTRLGADIGLRCLTCEHKVMLPRATVEQRTKAHFDAEGHPKPVANGSAS, translated from the coding sequence GTGGCACGCTTAGATTTAGCGCTTGATGATATTGTGCAATTGCGCAAGCCGCATCCGTGTGGCGGCTATCGTTGGCGGGTCACACGCTTAGGAGCCGATATCGGCTTGCGCTGCCTGACCTGTGAACATAAAGTGATGCTGCCGCGAGCGACCGTTGAGCAACGCACCAAAGCCCATTTTGATGCTGAAGGCCATCCCAAGCCTGTGGCAAACGGATCGGCATCCTAA
- a CDS encoding DUF881 domain-containing protein yields MRQLLPQHRAILSLFALLFGGLFVGMLMSVRPQVALSSSSSSRNSSASLSVDRIGTLREHQQELNAELSRLRDEQAELQQQSTSSQSNFEEIRTQIDQQQQLAALVAMRGPGVVVTLNDSNANSLPDEVADVNRYIIHQQQLVTLVGVLWSNGAEAISINDQRITDQTSIYCVGSTILINQELMAPPFTIRAIGDPNTLANAASNSPLLSDLWNRQREFGIGVDVKQKAQVQVPAYTGPLANRHLEVAP; encoded by the coding sequence ATGCGTCAACTATTACCTCAGCATCGTGCCATTTTGTCGCTGTTCGCTTTGCTCTTTGGTGGGTTGTTTGTCGGCATGCTCATGTCGGTACGACCCCAAGTGGCACTTTCGAGTAGTAGTAGTTCGCGCAATAGCTCAGCTAGTCTAAGCGTCGATCGCATCGGTACGCTGCGTGAGCATCAGCAAGAATTAAATGCTGAACTCAGCCGTTTACGCGATGAACAAGCTGAGTTGCAACAACAATCAACCTCCAGCCAAAGCAATTTTGAAGAAATTCGCACTCAAATCGATCAGCAGCAACAATTGGCGGCCTTGGTGGCGATGCGCGGGCCGGGCGTGGTTGTGACCCTCAACGATAGCAATGCCAATTCGTTGCCCGATGAAGTTGCCGACGTGAATCGCTATATCATCCATCAGCAACAGCTTGTGACCTTGGTTGGTGTGCTGTGGAGCAACGGCGCTGAGGCAATTTCGATCAACGATCAGCGCATCACCGATCAAACCTCGATCTATTGTGTTGGCTCAACGATTTTGATCAACCAAGAGTTGATGGCTCCGCCGTTTACGATTCGCGCAATCGGCGACCCCAACACCCTAGCTAATGCCGCCAGTAATTCGCCCTTGCTCAGCGATTTATGGAATCGCCAGCGCGAATTTGGCATCGGTGTCGATGTTAAGCAAAAAGCTCAAGTGCAAGTGCCGGCCTACACTGGCCCCTTGGCCAATCGCCATCTGGAGGTTGCGCCATGA
- a CDS encoding DUF881 domain-containing protein, with protein MSRFRIRRGILRQSLLTLMCMLIGFAVVTQLRTYENIANDVVKLSPEQRAELMISLIDRNAATEREIIALRQQNEDYRRTQSNGTSTLDQLANDLNRYKLHTGAVQVQGGGVTITINYPLRAADVIALTNEVRNASGEAIAINGRRIVARTRIEEDDNAELYLDGQIQHAPYTIQAIGDKETLMGALNRVGGLLRIWNEIDGVDITIEPTNVITMPRVSNQPEFRYAQPAPKEGQ; from the coding sequence ATGAGCCGCTTTCGCATTCGACGAGGGATTTTGCGCCAAAGCTTGTTGACCTTGATGTGTATGTTGATTGGCTTTGCGGTAGTGACCCAACTGCGCACCTATGAAAATATTGCCAACGATGTGGTTAAGCTTTCGCCTGAGCAACGTGCCGAATTAATGATTAGCTTGATCGATCGTAATGCGGCTACTGAACGCGAAATTATTGCCTTGCGCCAGCAAAATGAAGATTATCGCCGCACTCAATCGAATGGCACCAGCACGCTTGATCAATTGGCCAACGATTTGAATCGTTATAAATTGCATACTGGCGCGGTGCAAGTCCAAGGCGGCGGGGTCACAATTACCATTAATTATCCCCTGCGAGCTGCCGATGTGATTGCCCTGACCAATGAAGTGCGCAATGCCAGCGGCGAAGCAATTGCGATCAACGGGCGGCGGATTGTGGCGCGAACTCGCATCGAAGAAGATGACAATGCTGAATTGTATCTTGACGGCCAAATCCAACACGCACCCTACACAATTCAAGCAATTGGCGATAAAGAAACCTTGATGGGCGCATTGAATCGGGTTGGTGGTCTGTTGCGGATTTGGAACGAAATTGATGGGGTTGATATTACGATTGAGCCAACCAACGTGATTACCATGCCGCGAGTCAGCAACCAACCTGAATTTCGTTATGCCCAACCTGCGCCCAAAGAGGGCCAATAG
- a CDS encoding FAD-binding oxidoreductase, translated as MVHQAQVVVIGAGIIGASVAYHLAARGCTEVVVLEKEAVEVTGSTARSAAGVRHQFSSRTNILLSQYSIERYKHFTEEIGGHAELHQHGYLFLFNDSATWQAYQAVLELQRSLNVPVQVLTPEQAAGYIPELNISDIVGATYCAEDGFVDPHGIAMGYLNKARELGVKVLRDAPALGFEFADDQVVGVQTPQGTIHCKYVVNAAGPYAGEVGKTAGFEIPIKPYRRCIYVSDPFPALPKDIPLTIDVGTGAYIRKEQETVLMGLSNLNEPSSHDTTVDWDWLDTVLEAMLNRFPILERAGLSERQSWAGSYEITPDHLPILGRMPNCPNWLNAAGFSGHGVMHAPATGLLIAEEILDGRAHSIEIDELRIERFAAGELHAERNVI; from the coding sequence ATGGTTCACCAAGCACAGGTTGTCGTTATTGGGGCAGGCATCATTGGGGCTTCTGTTGCCTACCATCTTGCTGCGCGGGGCTGTACCGAGGTAGTGGTGTTAGAAAAAGAGGCAGTTGAGGTTACTGGCTCGACTGCTCGTTCTGCGGCTGGGGTTCGCCATCAGTTCTCATCACGCACCAATATCTTACTTTCCCAATATAGCATCGAACGCTACAAACATTTTACCGAAGAAATTGGCGGCCATGCCGAATTACATCAACATGGCTATCTCTTTTTGTTTAATGATTCCGCCACCTGGCAAGCCTACCAAGCGGTGCTCGAATTGCAACGTAGCTTAAATGTACCAGTGCAGGTGCTTACGCCAGAACAAGCTGCTGGCTATATTCCCGAATTAAATATTAGCGATATCGTTGGCGCAACCTATTGTGCCGAAGATGGCTTTGTTGACCCGCATGGCATTGCAATGGGCTATTTGAACAAAGCCCGTGAGTTGGGCGTGAAGGTTTTACGCGATGCTCCGGCGCTGGGCTTTGAATTTGCCGATGATCAGGTGGTTGGGGTGCAAACACCGCAAGGCACAATTCATTGCAAATATGTGGTCAATGCTGCTGGCCCCTATGCTGGTGAGGTTGGCAAAACCGCTGGCTTTGAGATTCCGATCAAGCCGTATCGCCGCTGCATCTATGTTTCCGATCCATTTCCGGCCTTGCCCAAGGATATTCCGCTAACAATTGATGTTGGTACGGGAGCCTACATTCGCAAAGAGCAAGAGACGGTGCTGATGGGCTTGAGCAATCTCAACGAGCCATCATCACACGATACCACGGTCGATTGGGATTGGCTGGATACGGTCTTGGAAGCCATGCTGAATCGTTTTCCAATTTTGGAGCGGGCGGGGCTTTCCGAGCGCCAATCGTGGGCTGGCTCGTATGAAATTACGCCCGACCACCTACCCATTTTAGGCCGGATGCCCAATTGCCCTAATTGGCTGAATGCCGCCGGATTTAGCGGCCATGGCGTGATGCATGCGCCCGCGACTGGTTTGCTGATTGCCGAAGAAATTCTTGATGGCCGCGCTCACTCAATCGAGATTGACGAGTTGCGAATCGAACGCTTTGCTGCTGGCGAACTACACGCTGAGCGCAATGTAATCTAG
- a CDS encoding tetratricopeptide repeat protein, translating to MTGSETHQCPTCETVLRPTTLFCPRCGTPIMPTVSNALQLSITQILESMKPGQAEVMRRCAIPRWFDEEILAVLRERDDGNNAKILQQVIEYSFVRQVGDGRYAYIDDVRQYLLEDWRLRPDDLHPIQQRLYRYFERRMGSTMADNRATWLREIVTYDLLLASTTSVKHQKQDDNNPWLLTQAVVAARVERALLRFRNLFEGAFNAHRMAEAEAILLAAEEQSNILAPLVRDWLLYYRGKMNFAMVRLDEAISCFEILLKRDDLDSELQVLVAISLGDVQVEAGKWSASILSYQKALATPKIEPAQQAEAHLGIADAYNEIAISSGGWHQPQIQKYPIARALSKLFQSIAIIPMFILVSILRRLGAAVPKPVILLRYQNWLLARIFRASRDQTMAAYKIFSQQNDQVNMIRCEMRLIDIDVLFGSVDEAIALAQQSLARPSCEEPYRKARVQVTFARALIAKQDYAQAIEVVNQALTVFRAVDDGRWESRALTTLGRALQESGQAEAALNAYKEGLSRARGIGSVLSRERILYELRSWRRSELSYPSEIGEILRDEPTQRFVARFPRFLLPYLQVGQTLLIPLILVFAAIVAPTLQAQTIIQSSSNLVLPAPDVYVFPWYRLIIAPLTMLVLTGIGYSVLGLIVLWRMPMNQLRNNQPIVHIITPNELIHQDQYGQESHRIKWKDVTEIITADRRVWKRPLMVFSRSFVRSTMQPLLRIDGITGWYNTLLYLIDKRASEAGATIRYLSADISLLRSVWGSVIGVGTLLLILLITSVNGWIPNIAEFLPATFYSALQLLAFSGILLIGPTIFWTVIRPLRLDNEFALDERLPTLAAIIGLIVMVLFIITDGSIVRVPIFSVSLFIAGVYVFSEGIYQLGVRRGKDRSWRAGVTIVGFGLLLAAMLIVRETVWREFYHARSYAYTVQGNEAAAADDRLREAAQTTAMFERPMVLEEAVLASQNSDWEEASQQYTAIVNSRQYDARLQALAYHNWALTELARCKANVCSEAEWVRIAQFESESIALIDIAIEQHQANPEERAVLLEAQGSAYIEVGQIPEAIQKLTQALASTREPKVQQRIEGLLDSLQR from the coding sequence ATGACTGGCTCTGAAACGCATCAATGTCCTACATGCGAAACTGTCTTGCGCCCTACTACCTTATTTTGTCCGCGCTGTGGCACGCCGATTATGCCAACTGTCAGCAATGCCTTGCAACTCTCGATCACCCAAATTCTTGAAAGCATGAAGCCTGGTCAGGCCGAGGTGATGCGCCGTTGTGCGATTCCGCGCTGGTTTGATGAAGAAATTTTGGCGGTGCTGCGCGAACGCGACGATGGCAATAATGCCAAAATTCTCCAGCAAGTGATCGAATATAGTTTTGTGCGCCAAGTTGGTGATGGCCGTTATGCCTATATCGACGATGTACGCCAATATTTGCTGGAAGATTGGCGGCTGCGCCCCGATGATTTGCACCCCATTCAGCAGCGTTTGTATCGCTATTTCGAGCGGCGCATGGGTTCGACTATGGCTGATAATCGTGCGACATGGCTGCGTGAAATTGTTACCTACGATTTGCTATTGGCTTCAACAACCAGCGTTAAGCATCAAAAACAAGATGATAATAATCCGTGGCTCTTGACTCAGGCAGTGGTCGCGGCGCGGGTTGAACGAGCCTTGCTGCGGTTTCGCAATTTGTTCGAGGGTGCTTTTAATGCCCATCGCATGGCCGAGGCCGAGGCAATTTTGTTGGCGGCCGAAGAACAAAGCAATATTCTCGCTCCGTTGGTGCGCGATTGGCTGCTGTATTATCGCGGCAAGATGAATTTTGCCATGGTGCGGCTTGACGAGGCGATTAGTTGCTTTGAAATTTTGCTCAAGCGCGATGATCTTGATTCTGAGTTGCAGGTTTTGGTGGCAATCAGCCTTGGCGATGTGCAAGTTGAGGCGGGCAAATGGTCGGCTTCGATCTTGTCGTATCAAAAAGCCTTGGCAACTCCCAAAATCGAGCCAGCGCAGCAGGCCGAAGCACATCTTGGAATTGCCGATGCCTACAATGAAATTGCAATTAGCTCAGGTGGCTGGCATCAACCGCAAATTCAGAAATATCCAATTGCACGAGCCTTGTCTAAACTATTCCAATCAATTGCGATCATTCCGATGTTTATTTTGGTGAGCATTTTGCGGCGTTTAGGTGCGGCTGTGCCGAAGCCCGTGATTTTGCTGCGCTACCAAAATTGGCTGCTAGCGCGAATTTTCCGCGCCTCGCGTGACCAAACCATGGCAGCATACAAGATTTTTAGCCAGCAAAATGATCAAGTCAATATGATTCGCTGCGAGATGCGTTTGATCGATATTGATGTGTTGTTTGGCAGCGTTGATGAAGCAATTGCCTTGGCTCAGCAAAGCCTGGCACGACCTAGCTGCGAGGAACCTTATCGCAAAGCTCGGGTTCAGGTAACCTTTGCCCGTGCATTAATTGCCAAACAAGATTATGCGCAAGCAATTGAAGTTGTGAATCAAGCCTTGACCGTGTTTCGCGCGGTTGATGATGGGCGTTGGGAATCACGAGCTTTGACTACGCTAGGCCGCGCCTTACAAGAATCGGGCCAGGCCGAAGCAGCCTTAAATGCCTATAAAGAAGGCTTGAGCCGTGCACGTGGCATTGGCTCGGTGCTCAGCCGCGAACGAATTTTATATGAATTACGCAGTTGGCGACGCTCGGAACTAAGCTACCCCAGCGAAATTGGCGAAATTCTGCGCGATGAACCAACCCAACGCTTTGTCGCACGCTTTCCGCGCTTCTTGTTGCCCTATTTGCAAGTTGGACAAACCCTGCTAATTCCGTTGATTTTGGTGTTTGCGGCGATCGTTGCACCAACACTTCAAGCCCAAACGATCATTCAATCGAGCAGCAATTTGGTTTTGCCAGCGCCTGATGTTTATGTTTTTCCTTGGTATCGGCTGATTATCGCCCCATTGACAATGTTGGTGTTGACGGGAATTGGTTATAGTGTACTGGGCTTGATTGTGCTGTGGCGCATGCCGATGAATCAGTTGCGCAATAATCAGCCAATTGTGCATATTATCACCCCCAATGAGCTGATTCATCAAGATCAATATGGCCAAGAATCGCATCGCATCAAATGGAAGGACGTGACCGAAATCATCACTGCTGATCGGCGGGTTTGGAAACGCCCGTTGATGGTGTTTTCACGTAGTTTTGTGCGCTCAACGATGCAGCCCTTGCTGCGGATTGATGGCATTACTGGTTGGTACAATACCTTGCTGTACCTGATTGATAAGCGGGCAAGTGAAGCAGGCGCAACAATTCGCTATTTGAGCGCTGATATTAGCTTGCTACGCAGTGTTTGGGGTTCGGTGATTGGGGTTGGCACGCTGTTGCTAATTCTGCTGATCACGAGCGTCAATGGCTGGATTCCCAATATTGCTGAGTTTTTGCCAGCGACGTTCTATTCAGCACTCCAATTATTGGCATTTAGCGGCATTTTGCTGATTGGCCCAACGATTTTCTGGACGGTGATTCGCCCATTGCGGCTTGATAATGAATTTGCCTTGGATGAGCGTTTGCCAACTTTGGCGGCGATTATCGGGCTGATTGTGATGGTGCTGTTTATCATCACCGATGGCTCAATTGTGCGCGTGCCAATTTTCAGTGTGTCGCTGTTTATTGCTGGGGTCTATGTTTTTAGCGAAGGCATTTATCAACTAGGTGTGCGGCGTGGCAAGGATCGAAGCTGGCGAGCTGGGGTGACAATTGTAGGGTTTGGTTTATTGCTAGCAGCAATGCTGATTGTGCGCGAAACGGTTTGGCGCGAGTTCTATCATGCCCGCTCCTATGCCTATACCGTGCAGGGTAACGAAGCGGCGGCAGCTGATGATCGTTTACGTGAGGCAGCTCAAACCACCGCGATGTTCGAACGGCCCATGGTTTTAGAAGAAGCTGTTTTGGCGAGTCAAAACAGCGATTGGGAAGAAGCCAGTCAGCAATATACAGCGATTGTCAATAGCCGCCAATATGATGCGCGACTTCAGGCGCTGGCTTATCATAATTGGGCATTAACCGAGCTTGCCCGTTGTAAAGCCAATGTATGTAGTGAGGCTGAATGGGTACGAATTGCCCAGTTTGAGAGCGAATCGATTGCATTAATTGATATTGCGATTGAGCAACATCAAGCCAACCCTGAAGAACGAGCGGTATTGCTTGAAGCTCAAGGCTCGGCCTATATCGAGGTTGGCCAAATTCCTGAAGCGATTCAAAAATTAACCCAAGCCTTGGCCAGCACCCGTGAGCCAAAGGTGCAACAACGGATTGAGGGCTTGCTTGATTCGCTGCAACGCTAA
- the kdpB gene encoding potassium-transporting ATPase subunit KdpB produces MNHSLPKNRSLFDRAIVVPALKAALLKLNPRLQVRNPVMFVVFIGAIFTTGLWIQAVLGSGETSANFSLAIAGWLWLTLLFANFAEAMAEGRGKAQADTLRQSRRDVQAVKLSGPQHSSSQTIVTASALRKGDYILVSAGETIAGDGDVIEGVAAVDESAITGESAPVIRESGGDRSAVTGGTRVLSDWLIVQISANPGETFLDRMIAMVEGAKRQKTPNEIALNILLTALTIIFLMATATLLPFSIYSVEAVKALDPSSQALPITVTALVALLVCLIPTTIGGLLSAIGIAGMDRMIQANVIAMSGRAVEAAGDVDVLLLDKTGTITLGNRQATNFMPAAGVDINEFADAAQLASLADETPEGRSIVLLANQRYNIAERQANQLEAEFVAFTAQTRMSGINIAGRQIRKGAVDAIERYVQTQQGNLPSDVRANVETIARAGGTPLVVADGKRVLGVIQLKDIVKGGMKERFGELRRMGIKTVMITGDNPLTAAAIAAEAGVDDFLAEATPEAKLSLIREYQAGGRLVAMTGDGTNDAPALAQADVAVAMNTGTNAAKEAGNMVDLDSNPTKLIEVVEIGKQLLMTRGALTTFSIANDIAKYFAIIPAAFASTYPVLNQLNIMGLASPESAIISAVIFNALIIVFLIPLALRGVRYRAVAAAQALRSNLLIYGLGGLIVPFIGIKLIDLLLVALGLA; encoded by the coding sequence ATGAATCATTCACTACCCAAAAACCGCTCATTATTTGATCGAGCGATTGTTGTGCCAGCGCTCAAAGCGGCTTTGCTCAAACTAAATCCACGCTTACAAGTGCGCAACCCAGTGATGTTTGTGGTCTTTATCGGCGCAATTTTTACCACAGGCTTATGGATTCAGGCTGTATTGGGCAGCGGCGAAACGTCAGCCAATTTTAGCTTGGCAATCGCTGGTTGGCTCTGGCTCACCTTGTTATTTGCCAATTTTGCCGAAGCTATGGCCGAAGGTCGGGGCAAAGCTCAAGCCGACACCCTACGCCAATCACGCCGCGATGTGCAGGCGGTTAAATTAAGTGGCCCACAGCACAGCAGCAGCCAAACAATTGTCACTGCTAGTGCCTTGCGCAAAGGCGATTACATTCTAGTTAGCGCTGGCGAAACAATCGCGGGCGATGGCGATGTGATTGAAGGCGTGGCGGCAGTCGATGAAAGTGCAATCACTGGAGAAAGTGCTCCGGTGATTCGCGAAAGTGGCGGTGATCGCTCGGCAGTTACTGGTGGCACGCGGGTGCTCTCCGATTGGTTGATTGTGCAAATTAGTGCCAATCCAGGCGAAACCTTTCTCGACCGCATGATTGCCATGGTCGAAGGAGCCAAACGCCAAAAAACGCCAAATGAAATCGCCTTGAACATTTTATTGACGGCCTTGACGATCATCTTTTTGATGGCAACCGCAACGCTGCTACCATTTTCGATCTATAGCGTTGAGGCCGTCAAGGCGCTCGACCCAAGCAGCCAAGCCTTGCCAATTACGGTCACCGCTCTAGTTGCCCTGCTGGTCTGCTTGATTCCAACCACAATTGGCGGTTTGCTCTCAGCAATCGGCATCGCAGGCATGGATCGCATGATTCAAGCCAATGTGATCGCAATGTCGGGGAGAGCGGTTGAGGCGGCAGGCGATGTTGATGTGTTGTTGTTGGATAAAACCGGCACGATCACCTTGGGCAATCGCCAAGCAACCAACTTTATGCCAGCTGCTGGCGTAGATATCAACGAATTTGCTGATGCTGCTCAATTGGCTTCGCTGGCCGACGAAACGCCTGAAGGTCGTTCGATTGTGTTGCTGGCTAACCAACGCTACAACATTGCCGAACGCCAAGCCAACCAGCTTGAGGCCGAATTTGTGGCCTTCACTGCCCAAACCCGCATGAGTGGCATCAATATCGCTGGTCGCCAAATTCGCAAAGGTGCAGTTGATGCGATTGAACGTTATGTGCAAACCCAACAAGGCAATTTACCAAGCGATGTGCGAGCCAATGTTGAAACAATTGCCCGCGCTGGTGGCACGCCCTTGGTAGTTGCCGATGGCAAACGGGTTTTGGGCGTAATTCAACTCAAGGATATTGTTAAAGGTGGCATGAAAGAGCGCTTCGGCGAACTACGGCGCATGGGCATCAAAACCGTCATGATCACTGGTGATAATCCTTTGACCGCTGCGGCGATTGCTGCCGAAGCGGGAGTTGACGATTTCTTAGCCGAGGCCACGCCCGAAGCCAAACTAAGCTTAATTCGCGAATATCAAGCTGGCGGGCGCTTGGTAGCGATGACTGGCGACGGCACCAACGATGCACCCGCCTTGGCGCAAGCCGATGTCGCCGTGGCGATGAATACCGGCACGAACGCCGCCAAAGAAGCGGGCAATATGGTCGATCTCGATTCCAACCCAACTAAGTTGATCGAAGTGGTTGAGATTGGCAAGCAACTATTGATGACCCGTGGTGCATTGACAACATTTTCAATCGCCAACGATATTGCTAAATATTTTGCGATTATTCCGGCGGCCTTTGCCAGCACCTACCCAGTGCTGAACCAACTCAACATTATGGGTTTAGCATCGCCTGAAAGCGCGATTATCTCAGCGGTGATTTTCAATGCCTTGATTATTGTCTTTCTGATTCCCTTGGCTTTGCGCGGGGTGCGCTATCGGGCGGTCGCTGCTGCTCAGGCCTTGCGCAGCAATCTGCTGATTTACGGGCTTGGCGGCTTGATTGTGCCCTTCATCGGAATCAAACTGATTGATTTATTGTTGGTGGCATTGGGTTTAGCCTAG
- the kdpC gene encoding potassium-transporting ATPase subunit KdpC, whose translation MRTFFRPALAAIIIFSVLTGVIYPALVTVIAQVAFPNQANGSLIEQAGQQRGSSLIGQQFDQPEYFWGRLSATGPVPYNAAASSGSNYGPLNPALAEAVQARIDALKAADPSNQLPIPVDLVTASASGLDPEISPAAANYQVQRVAAARGLAVEQVQQLVEQHTSQRTLGVLGEPRVNVLQLNIALDQLKSLD comes from the coding sequence ATGCGTACATTTTTTCGCCCAGCCTTGGCTGCAATCATTATATTCAGTGTTTTGACTGGAGTTATTTATCCAGCGTTAGTTACCGTGATTGCCCAAGTGGCTTTTCCGAACCAAGCCAACGGCAGCCTAATTGAGCAAGCAGGCCAGCAACGTGGCTCAAGCTTAATCGGCCAACAATTTGATCAGCCGGAATATTTTTGGGGTCGGCTTTCGGCAACTGGCCCAGTACCCTACAATGCAGCGGCCTCAAGCGGCTCGAATTATGGCCCGCTCAACCCCGCCTTAGCCGAAGCAGTTCAAGCGCGAATTGATGCGCTCAAGGCTGCCGATCCCAGCAATCAGTTGCCGATTCCGGTTGATTTGGTCACCGCCTCGGCCAGCGGGCTTGATCCCGAAATTTCGCCAGCTGCGGCAAATTACCAAGTGCAACGGGTCGCCGCAGCACGCGGCCTGGCGGTCGAGCAAGTCCAACAATTGGTTGAGCAGCATACAAGCCAGCGCACGTTAGGGGTTTTAGGCGAGCCACGGGTAAATGTGCTGCAATTAAATATCGCACTTGATCAACTTAAATCGCTTGATTAG